Proteins co-encoded in one Metabacillus sp. KUDC1714 genomic window:
- a CDS encoding formylglycine-generating enzyme family protein, whose translation MKTDNKMSCCAIKRTKSDLEIEANNEPLQEISQGKNHFREKMVYLSGGEFLMGTNEKEGFKADGEGPVRKVKVNPFLIDRYAVTNAEFAEFTKDTGYVTEAEKFGWSYVFYSFLPQNLIGKVNRVVNTPWWCAVNAAYWYQPEGPTSTIEDRMDYPVVHVTWNDALAFCKWAGKRLPTEAEWEFAARGGLEQKRYPWGNELEPKGEHYCNIWQGKFPESNTSDDGYNGTAPAKSFPENGYGLYNMSGNVWEWCSDWFSRSIHNRGGRTNPQGPLTGETKIMRGGSYLCHESYCNRYRVAARTSNTPDSSSGHLGFRCVADVE comes from the coding sequence ATGAAAACGGATAATAAAATGTCATGTTGTGCTATTAAAAGAACAAAATCCGATCTAGAAATTGAAGCAAACAATGAACCATTACAAGAAATTTCTCAAGGTAAAAATCATTTTAGAGAAAAAATGGTCTACCTTTCTGGCGGAGAATTTTTAATGGGTACTAATGAAAAAGAAGGGTTCAAAGCAGATGGTGAGGGTCCAGTAAGGAAGGTGAAAGTAAATCCATTTTTAATCGATCGTTATGCCGTTACGAATGCAGAATTTGCTGAATTCACCAAAGATACAGGCTATGTCACTGAAGCAGAGAAATTTGGTTGGTCTTATGTCTTTTATAGCTTCTTACCCCAAAATCTAATCGGCAAAGTAAATCGTGTTGTCAATACACCATGGTGGTGTGCTGTTAATGCAGCTTATTGGTACCAACCAGAAGGTCCTACCTCTACTATTGAAGACCGTATGGATTACCCTGTTGTCCATGTAACTTGGAATGATGCACTTGCCTTTTGCAAATGGGCAGGGAAACGATTGCCAACAGAAGCTGAATGGGAATTTGCAGCTCGTGGAGGTCTTGAGCAAAAACGATATCCATGGGGTAATGAATTAGAACCAAAAGGTGAGCATTACTGTAATATCTGGCAAGGGAAATTCCCTGAAAGTAACACAAGCGATGATGGCTATAATGGAACAGCTCCGGCAAAATCATTTCCTGAAAATGGATACGGTCTTTACAACATGTCAGGGAATGTATGGGAATGGTGTTCCGATTGGTTTAGCAGAAGTATTCACAACAGAGGTGGGCGAACGAACCCTCAAGGACCATTAACTGGCGAAACGAAGATTATGCGTGGTGGATCATATTTATGCCATGAATCTTATTGTAATCGTTATCGAGTGGCAGCACGAACCTCGAATACACCAGATAGTTCATCAGGTCATTTAGGCTTTCGCTGTGTAGCTGATGTAGAGTAG
- a CDS encoding alkaline phosphatase D family protein — translation MKNSNIDSEKFNRRSFLKKTGKGVGIALGVTIANTLPVNFASAQSKKLSYPFTLGIASGDPVPDGVVLWTRLAPDPLNGGGMDNHPFPVQWEVSLDSSFKKVVKRGTELSKPQLGHSIHVEVDGLQPSTWYYYQFKAGSEISPVGRTKTAPAFGSHVDKLAFAFASCQNWPVGYYTAYQHMSKDDLDLVIHLGDYIYEGRHNSSGVRPIEKDFPEIYTIDDYRNRYALYKLDADLQAAHANFPWIVTNDDHEVDNNWAGDVPQDPGKQNTEDFLKRRAIAFQAYYEHMPFRRTSFPNGSSMQLYRRLNFGNLVDFNVLDTRQYRDDQANGDGWDSPTPESMDPSRTLLGEKQERWLLDGLTTSQVKWNVLAQQVFFARRDGAFGPEKERYSMDAWDGYPGARQRILDFLAENNITNTVVLTGDVHTSWANEVKANFDDQNSKNVAVEFVGTSITSGGDGSDVNSDTAQILQENPHIKFFSNQRGYVRCTLTQQKWQTDFMVVPYVTRPGAPIQTRTSFIVEDGKSNLQQVTTEAAPV, via the coding sequence ATGAAAAATTCTAATATTGATTCAGAAAAGTTTAATCGGAGAAGTTTTTTAAAGAAAACAGGAAAAGGAGTAGGAATTGCACTTGGTGTTACGATTGCAAATACCTTACCGGTGAATTTTGCTTCTGCACAGTCTAAGAAATTATCCTATCCTTTTACACTGGGGATTGCTTCAGGAGACCCGGTGCCTGATGGAGTTGTTTTGTGGACAAGACTTGCTCCAGATCCTTTGAATGGCGGGGGCATGGATAATCATCCTTTCCCAGTACAATGGGAGGTTTCTCTTGATTCTAGCTTTAAAAAAGTCGTAAAAAGAGGAACAGAGCTTTCCAAACCTCAACTAGGTCATTCTATTCATGTTGAGGTTGATGGCTTGCAACCTTCTACATGGTATTATTACCAATTTAAGGCTGGTTCTGAGATCAGTCCAGTTGGGCGAACAAAAACTGCTCCAGCTTTTGGCAGTCACGTAGATAAGCTGGCTTTTGCATTTGCTTCTTGCCAAAATTGGCCAGTTGGTTATTACACAGCATATCAACATATGTCCAAGGATGATTTGGATTTGGTTATCCATTTAGGTGACTATATATATGAAGGTCGTCATAACTCAAGCGGTGTTAGGCCTATTGAGAAAGATTTTCCAGAAATCTATACGATTGATGATTATAGGAACCGCTATGCTTTATATAAATTAGACGCTGACTTGCAAGCAGCCCATGCAAATTTTCCATGGATTGTTACAAATGATGACCATGAAGTAGATAATAACTGGGCAGGAGATGTCCCGCAAGATCCTGGTAAGCAAAACACGGAAGATTTCTTAAAACGGCGGGCAATTGCTTTTCAAGCTTATTATGAACATATGCCGTTTCGACGTACTTCGTTCCCAAATGGAAGCAGTATGCAATTATATCGGAGACTCAACTTTGGTAATTTAGTAGATTTCAACGTACTTGACACCCGTCAATACAGAGACGACCAGGCAAATGGGGACGGATGGGACAGTCCAACACCTGAGTCTATGGATCCGTCTCGAACCCTGCTGGGAGAAAAACAAGAGCGTTGGTTATTAGATGGATTGACTACTTCTCAGGTAAAATGGAATGTTCTTGCGCAGCAAGTATTTTTTGCAAGACGTGATGGTGCGTTTGGTCCAGAGAAAGAACGCTACAGCATGGATGCTTGGGATGGGTATCCTGGTGCACGCCAGCGGATATTGGACTTTTTAGCAGAGAATAATATAACCAATACGGTTGTCTTAACGGGAGATGTTCACACTAGCTGGGCAAATGAGGTCAAAGCGAACTTTGATGACCAAAACTCCAAAAATGTTGCGGTCGAATTTGTTGGAACTTCTATTACTTCTGGTGGTGACGGATCTGATGTAAATAGCGACACTGCGCAAATACTACAAGAAAATCCACATATTAAATTTTTTAGTAACCAACGCGGTTATGTTCGCTGTACATTAACCCAGCAAAAATGGCAAACAGATTTTATGGTGGTTCCGTATGTAACTAGACCAGGTGCACCAATCCAAACACGCACTTCATTCATTGTAGAAGATGGAAAATCGAATTTACAGCAAGTAACGACTGAAGCCGCTCCGGTTTAA
- a CDS encoding HupE/UreJ family protein — protein sequence MKKSIAYSVLILGCFFMMLCPFKAMAHTDNSEGYSKITMDRENEKLHVDLYIDYFEMGRLIDYGVNPGATPAQLSKALSEKSKALSDYLSAHFEMFYNGEKAEGTIVSTNVEKRVDRDYAKVSLNYPMPSSEASIQIYYNIFFDDNDPMHRNILTYDFGEKNGQFIFQAGERELQIGEESLVNQITRFIKLGFHHIMIGYDHILFVIALVMGTRKLSDVFEIITIFTIAHSITLGLTALKFLQLPAEIIEPLIALSIAYVAVESILGFSSKFRLTVVFIFGLIHGVGFAGALQLNNEITWQTLLSILSFNVGVEVGQALIITFLFPLLLLIRKFKWSFYLQGATTAWILGMGLFWYFERFLG from the coding sequence TTGAAAAAAAGTATTGCATATTCGGTATTGATTCTTGGCTGTTTCTTTATGATGTTGTGCCCTTTTAAAGCAATGGCTCATACGGATAATAGCGAAGGATATTCGAAGATTACGATGGATCGTGAAAATGAAAAATTGCATGTTGACCTTTATATCGATTATTTCGAAATGGGGCGATTAATTGATTACGGAGTGAATCCAGGTGCTACTCCTGCCCAGCTTAGTAAGGCATTATCTGAAAAGAGTAAAGCGTTGTCAGACTACCTATCAGCACATTTTGAGATGTTTTATAACGGAGAAAAGGCAGAAGGAACGATTGTTTCTACGAATGTAGAAAAAAGGGTAGACCGAGATTACGCAAAGGTTTCATTAAATTATCCAATGCCTTCCTCCGAAGCGTCCATTCAAATTTATTACAATATCTTCTTTGATGATAATGATCCGATGCATCGAAACATCTTAACCTATGACTTCGGGGAGAAGAATGGGCAGTTTATCTTTCAGGCTGGAGAAAGGGAGCTGCAGATAGGGGAAGAATCTCTGGTAAACCAAATCACCAGATTCATTAAACTTGGATTTCACCACATTATGATCGGTTATGATCATATCTTGTTTGTCATTGCGCTCGTTATGGGAACGCGGAAGCTTTCAGACGTTTTTGAAATCATTACCATTTTTACAATTGCCCATAGCATTACCCTTGGTCTTACAGCTTTGAAGTTTCTTCAATTACCTGCTGAGATCATTGAGCCGCTTATAGCGTTAAGCATCGCCTATGTAGCAGTAGAAAGCATTCTTGGTTTTTCTTCAAAGTTCAGGCTGACGGTTGTTTTTATTTTTGGACTTATTCATGGGGTTGGATTTGCTGGTGCCTTGCAGCTAAATAATGAAATAACATGGCAAACATTGTTGTCGATCCTTTCCTTTAATGTTGGTGTTGAAGTAGGACAAGCTCTAATTATTACGTTTTTGTTTCCTTTACTGCTTTTAATAAGAAAATTCAAATGGTCATTTTATCTTCAGGGAGCTACGACAGCTTGGATATTGGGTATGGGCTTATTTTGGTACTTTGAGCGCTTTTTAGGCTAA
- a CDS encoding carbohydrate ABC transporter permease — protein sequence MTKVGKIVTHTTLVAVLFVWIYPFLWMVSAAFKSDSEFFTKGLSLIPSTFDMSNFTRAWDAGNFDRYFINSVIITVAVIAIVLFITATCGYALGRYSFPGKKLFMAVLGASIFFPLEFSIIPIFQLIKEMGLMNSLLGIILAESGGGHVLFVLLFASFFRAVPKELEEASIIDGCNFFQTFIHVIMPLSKPIIGSVIIMQFVWTWNSFLLPLVLTLSTPELRTLAVGLYTLRGENIVDWTGIAAGGTIALVPIIIIFLFLQRYFVDGIAGAVKG from the coding sequence ATGACCAAAGTAGGTAAAATTGTTACACACACTACACTAGTTGCTGTTTTATTTGTTTGGATTTATCCCTTTTTATGGATGGTTTCAGCAGCCTTTAAAAGTGACTCTGAATTTTTCACAAAAGGGTTGAGCTTAATTCCATCTACTTTCGATATGTCGAACTTTACCCGTGCATGGGATGCTGGAAACTTCGATCGATACTTTATCAATTCTGTCATTATAACAGTAGCCGTAATTGCTATTGTATTATTCATAACTGCAACTTGTGGATATGCACTTGGTAGATATTCTTTCCCGGGAAAGAAATTGTTTATGGCAGTGCTCGGGGCTAGTATCTTTTTTCCGCTTGAGTTTTCGATCATTCCTATCTTTCAATTGATAAAAGAAATGGGACTGATGAATTCACTTCTTGGAATCATCCTTGCAGAATCTGGTGGTGGACACGTATTGTTCGTTTTACTTTTTGCTAGTTTCTTTAGGGCTGTTCCAAAGGAATTAGAGGAAGCATCAATAATCGATGGATGTAACTTCTTTCAAACATTCATCCATGTCATTATGCCATTATCTAAACCGATAATCGGAAGTGTTATCATTATGCAATTCGTGTGGACATGGAATTCATTCCTTTTACCATTGGTATTAACTCTTAGCACACCAGAACTTAGAACGTTAGCGGTTGGATTATACACACTCCGTGGTGAAAATATTGTTGACTGGACAGGAATTGCTGCTGGTGGAACGATCGCTTTAGTGCCAATTATTATTATTTTCCTATTTTTACAGCGTTATTTTGTGGATGGAATTGCTGGAGCGGTTAAGGGATAA
- a CDS encoding substrate-binding domain-containing protein, translating into MFLYQQLYNHSGLNVYCQFKQYNKDILDFFYNRDHRHIVVIGLEEKLESVTRKFKVEKNDKDLKIDHYFDPVNLNSYLDLLRNIFTQNDKPTALLVHDISKVQQTINLLNNLKLSVPEDVSIITIEHKYQDAEQCFPSVTSVYVPAYQMGIESANVLFEYLQGTQEFSKEIVVDSNIIERNSVKNPLKMSDF; encoded by the coding sequence GTGTTTCTATATCAACAGCTATATAATCATTCTGGATTAAATGTATACTGCCAATTCAAACAATATAATAAAGATATATTAGACTTTTTTTATAACCGTGATCATCGACATATCGTTGTTATTGGATTAGAAGAAAAATTAGAATCCGTTACGCGAAAGTTCAAGGTAGAAAAAAATGATAAAGATCTAAAGATAGACCATTATTTTGACCCAGTAAACTTAAATTCATATCTAGACTTATTAAGGAATATTTTTACTCAAAATGATAAACCTACAGCTCTATTGGTTCATGATATCTCTAAAGTTCAGCAAACAATTAACCTTCTAAACAATCTAAAGTTATCTGTTCCAGAAGATGTTTCCATCATTACAATTGAACACAAGTATCAAGATGCAGAGCAATGCTTCCCTTCTGTTACAAGTGTTTATGTACCTGCTTATCAAATGGGGATTGAATCTGCAAACGTACTATTTGAGTATTTACAAGGAACACAGGAATTTTCCAAGGAGATTGTTGTTGATTCAAATATTATTGAACGCAACTCTGTCAAAAATCCTTTGAAGATGAGTGATTTTTAA
- a CDS encoding sulfatase family protein encodes MRFLFLDLDSTTPSHLGCYGYHRNTSPNIDRIANEGIKFTNYYTSDAPCLPSRTALMTGKLGIHSGVVGHGGTAADVRHEGKDRQFKDSLATQSFPAFFRSLGMKTSLVSPFAERHSAWTFYAGFNEMFNTGKSGMESGEEVTPVVLNWIEQNGKDDNWMLYVNYWDPHTPYRAPDIFGNPFENEPLPSWLTEDVLETHKQKVGPHSVNEINMFNNQTSPDYPRYPGDIKDMDELRNMVDGYDCGVRHMDNQIGMIFDLLEKQGVMDEVIIIISADHGENMGELGIYGEHGTADHGTCNIPMIIRWPGCQKGHVDNELHYHLDILPTIAEMVGKNPAPNWDGQSFAKTIQRGEKAGREFLVVSQCAHVCQRSVRFDDWLYIRTYHDGYHLFDKEMLFNLIEDPHEQHNIANDRPDICKDAVYYLNEWHDEMMATSPSDIDPMRTVMQEGGPYHAKGALKDYTEWLIETGRSHAVPELKRRHPREFV; translated from the coding sequence ATGAGATTCCTATTTTTAGATTTAGATTCAACAACACCTAGTCATTTGGGATGTTACGGGTATCATCGTAATACATCGCCTAATATTGATAGAATTGCAAATGAAGGGATAAAGTTTACAAACTATTATACTTCCGATGCTCCATGCCTACCCTCTCGGACAGCCCTTATGACAGGAAAGTTGGGAATTCATTCTGGGGTTGTAGGTCACGGGGGAACTGCTGCTGATGTGCGTCATGAAGGAAAAGATCGCCAATTTAAGGATTCTCTTGCTACACAGAGTTTTCCTGCCTTCTTTAGATCTTTAGGGATGAAAACGTCATTAGTTAGTCCGTTTGCTGAACGTCATTCTGCTTGGACATTTTATGCAGGGTTCAATGAAATGTTTAACACGGGAAAAAGTGGGATGGAATCCGGTGAAGAAGTTACTCCAGTCGTATTAAATTGGATTGAACAGAACGGTAAAGATGACAATTGGATGCTCTATGTAAACTACTGGGACCCACATACACCTTATAGAGCACCCGACATCTTTGGTAATCCATTCGAGAATGAGCCTCTTCCGTCGTGGCTAACCGAAGATGTACTTGAAACACACAAGCAAAAAGTTGGTCCACATAGTGTGAATGAAATAAACATGTTTAATAACCAAACAAGTCCTGATTATCCACGATATCCAGGCGATATTAAAGATATGGATGAGTTACGCAATATGGTTGATGGTTATGATTGTGGTGTTCGACATATGGATAATCAAATAGGTATGATCTTTGATCTGTTGGAGAAACAAGGTGTTATGGATGAAGTCATAATCATTATTTCTGCGGACCATGGTGAAAACATGGGCGAACTTGGGATATATGGAGAACATGGAACTGCAGATCATGGAACTTGTAATATTCCGATGATTATTCGCTGGCCTGGGTGTCAAAAAGGACATGTAGATAATGAGCTCCATTATCATCTCGATATCTTACCTACTATTGCGGAAATGGTTGGGAAAAATCCTGCACCAAACTGGGATGGACAGAGCTTTGCAAAAACAATTCAACGAGGGGAGAAGGCAGGTCGAGAATTTTTGGTCGTCTCTCAATGTGCACATGTGTGTCAGCGTAGTGTAAGATTTGACGATTGGCTATATATCCGAACGTACCATGACGGATATCATCTGTTTGACAAAGAGATGTTATTTAATCTAATAGAAGACCCTCATGAGCAACATAATATTGCTAATGATAGACCTGATATATGCAAAGATGCGGTTTATTATTTAAATGAATGGCATGATGAGATGATGGCAACAAGCCCTTCTGATATAGACCCAATGAGAACCGTCATGCAAGAGGGTGGGCCATATCATGCAAAAGGTGCGCTTAAAGATTATACAGAATGGCTTATTGAGACGGGAAGAAGTCACGCTGTACCAGAACTAAAGAGACGTCATCCGAGGGAGTTTGTATAA
- a CDS encoding glycerol-3-phosphate responsive antiterminator — MDKKELVTKNPIIAAVRDVSLIERAVLSPVETIFLMTGDIFSIDHCIEVCRKNNKSIFLHVDLIKGIANDREGIRYLSRKVKPDGIVSTRNQLLQAAKKEGLLAVQHLFMIDTLAYENGIRNILDIKPDAIEIMPGLMPRVIREFTEKIDCPIITAGLIKNPDEVKEVIEAGAHGVAIGEPRLWDVRI, encoded by the coding sequence ATGGATAAAAAGGAACTTGTAACAAAGAATCCCATTATTGCTGCTGTACGTGACGTATCGTTAATCGAGAGGGCTGTTCTTTCCCCTGTAGAGACAATATTTTTAATGACAGGTGATATTTTCTCAATTGATCACTGTATCGAAGTTTGTAGGAAAAACAATAAGTCGATTTTTTTACATGTTGACTTAATAAAAGGAATAGCAAATGATCGGGAAGGAATTAGATATTTGTCGAGAAAAGTAAAGCCTGATGGAATTGTTTCTACAAGGAATCAATTATTACAAGCAGCGAAAAAAGAGGGGTTATTAGCTGTCCAGCACTTATTCATGATAGATACGTTAGCTTATGAAAATGGGATTCGAAATATTTTAGATATTAAGCCTGATGCAATTGAGATCATGCCCGGATTAATGCCAAGGGTTATTCGAGAATTTACCGAAAAAATAGATTGTCCAATTATTACAGCGGGATTAATCAAAAATCCAGATGAAGTCAAAGAGGTTATTGAAGCTGGGGCTCACGGTGTAGCCATTGGTGAACCAAGATTGTGGGATGTGAGGATTTAG
- the hprK gene encoding HPr(Ser) kinase/phosphatase: MKSLTVENLVQKFSLKILTGKNKLQQKITQSRAHRPGLEFVGHFDFFPTERVQILGRKEITYLHKLSIEERQLRIGNIVKYHPPCFIVTAGQDGLTYLTQYCIEEGIPLLCTNESQTTSEFITKLDAYLVKTLAPETAIHGVCINVYGMGILIRGKSGVGKSETAHTLIGRGHRLVADDIVVLKRLSPRTILGTHDEKTKEFLALRSIGLLNVVRLYGRKAFQDETRIALDIELTKWQKNSLNNELEHESSFTEYMGVQIPHIEIQLQPGRDVAGLIEAAANNWLLKQQGYSAAEEFLKRLESEF, encoded by the coding sequence TTGAAATCATTAACAGTTGAAAATTTAGTTCAAAAGTTTTCATTGAAAATTTTGACTGGAAAAAATAAACTACAACAAAAAATTACACAATCAAGAGCTCATCGCCCAGGTTTAGAATTTGTTGGTCACTTTGATTTTTTTCCAACTGAACGTGTTCAAATACTTGGAAGAAAAGAGATTACTTATTTACATAAGTTAAGCATCGAGGAGCGTCAACTGCGAATTGGCAATATCGTTAAATACCACCCACCTTGTTTTATCGTTACTGCCGGCCAAGATGGACTAACATACTTGACCCAATATTGTATAGAAGAAGGAATTCCTTTGTTATGTACAAACGAATCACAAACAACCTCTGAATTTATAACAAAACTTGATGCTTATTTGGTGAAAACTCTTGCTCCAGAAACCGCAATACACGGAGTATGTATAAACGTATATGGAATGGGCATTTTAATTCGAGGAAAATCAGGAGTAGGTAAAAGTGAAACTGCACACACATTGATAGGCAGAGGGCACAGGCTTGTGGCTGATGATATCGTCGTGTTAAAAAGGCTTAGTCCGCGAACTATTCTTGGTACTCATGACGAGAAAACGAAGGAATTTCTCGCATTACGTAGTATTGGGCTTTTAAATGTGGTCCGCTTATATGGCAGAAAAGCTTTTCAGGACGAAACTAGGATTGCACTCGATATTGAACTGACAAAATGGCAGAAGAATTCCCTAAATAATGAATTAGAGCATGAATCTTCTTTTACAGAATATATGGGTGTTCAAATTCCTCACATTGAGATCCAGCTCCAACCTGGTCGGGATGTGGCGGGATTAATCGAAGCTGCCGCAAATAACTGGCTTCTAAAGCAGCAAGGATACAGTGCTGCAGAAGAGTTTTTAAAACGTCTTGAGTCCGAGTTTTAG